One Rhipicephalus microplus isolate Deutch F79 chromosome 4, USDA_Rmic, whole genome shotgun sequence genomic window carries:
- the LOC119181021 gene encoding sterile alpha motif domain-containing protein 3-like gives MEPPEFQYLVSFQGRKKIISARGPTEADILEALKTTDFGHSLQACRIEVYNVRHDEFVDPPAGHVFSEKDKIRLVCSENFLMSCSTTDKVTAVHEGSLPKTLESNEQSPSQQLACCENDYRLPPVPLDIKDAIERTQPGKVSSHTKSRIVGWIANHLMTITVYPGSLYEAAAKSLVLEYPVLRDTIGTGWDSWKVSLKYKFAYMRKSLCTVPAVQAARAAYGKRKDLEESTNTKRHCHVIVDLSQHVASQHDEATINSHIDYMVKEIKRPIPDMQKLGDSMEQTRPSRQKWMKEMRPSTADVVLKYPALAKAEMLHEEFIALTGVNLEKKVLEFINRYGDRCFELAKCRRCAKEAVKAIEEEVEALDGDEKKYRFAVGIVELLPMLLKEQPRFLQGPDTYPALSLKGKNASEATNIVASFEGLSVEVLDVIAGMTALMEIYWIFDVKYSGANKKTFTLLEHFCGLPTSAKQMPLVIRQISSLEKAT, from the exons GTATACAACGTCCGACATGATGAATTTGTGGACCCACCAGCTGGCCATGTCTTCTCTGAGAAAGATAAAATCAGGCTTGTGTGCAGTGAAAACTTCTTAATGAGCTGCAG CACAACTGACAAAGTGACAGCAGTGCATGAAGGTAGCCTGCCCAAGACCCTTGAAAGTAATGagcagtcacctagtcagcagcttgCCTGCTGTGAAAATGATTATAGGCTACCACCTGTGCCCTTAGATATTAAGGATGCGATTGAAAGGACACAACCAGGAAAAGTGTCCAGTCACACTAAATCCCGCATTGTAGGGTGGATTGCAAATCATCTCATGACTATAACAGT CTATCCAGGAAGCCTCTACGAAGCAGCTGCAAAATCTCTCGTGTTGGAATATCCAGTGCTAAGGGACACTATTGGCACAGGCTGG GACTCATGGAAAGTCTCCTTGAAATACAAATTCGCATATATGAGGAAGTCTCTGTGCACAGTTCCAGCTGTTCAAGCAGCGAGAGCAGCTTACGGAAAACGCAAAGACTTAGAAGAAAGCACCAATACTAAGCGGCACTGCCATGTG aTTGTAGATCTCTCCCAACATGTCGCTTCTCAGCATGATGAGGCTACAATTAATAGCCATATTGACTACATGGTGAAAGAAATCAAGCGGCCTATTCCTGACATGCAAAAACTCGGTGATTCTATGGAGCAGACAAGACCATCTAGACAGAAGTGGATGAAGGAAATGAGGCCATCAACAGCAGATGTGGTGCTGAAATACCCTGCTTTGGCAAAGGCTGAAATG CTTCATGAGGAGTTCATTGCTCTCACTGGCGTTAACTTAGAAAAAAAGGTCCTGGAATTTATAAACCGGTATGGAGACCGGTGTTTTGAGCTTGCGAAGTGTCGTCGTTGCGCGAAGGAAGCTGTGAAAGCAATTGAAGAAGAAGTCGAGGCACTGGATGGTGACGAAAAGAAAT ATCGCTTTGCCGTTGGCATTGTCGAGTTGCTGCCCATGCTCCTAAAGGAGCAGCCGCGATTTCTGCAGGGACCG GACACCTACCCTGCCCTTTCGCTGAAGGGCAAAAATGCCTCTGAAGCTACAAACATAGTTGCGAGCTTTGAAGGGCTTAGTGTAGAGGTGCTTGATGTAATTGCAGGTATGACGGCGCTTATGGAAATATACTGGATATTCGATGTCAAGTACAGTGGCGCcaacaaaaaaacattcactCTACTTGAACATTTCTGTGGCTTGCCGACAAGTGCAAAGCAGATGCCGCTAGTCATACGGCAAATATCATCGCTTGAAAAGGCAACTTAA